The proteins below come from a single Caulobacter segnis ATCC 21756 genomic window:
- a CDS encoding SRPBCC family protein, whose translation MSDETIDRALQSDAPLTAAVHQRDIGHEVADEHGWREAALVGRTVTINRPRAELYAFWRDFRNLALFMENVESVTPIDGQRSRWVVKAPAGKTVEWDSLLTEEVENELLAWESAPDADIKNAGRIEFKDGPPGRGTEITATIVYEPPGGDIGKLIAKLFQKEPKIQARRELRRFKQLMETGEISTAKTPDAAPQG comes from the coding sequence ATGTCCGATGAGACAATCGACCGCGCGCTGCAAAGCGACGCGCCGCTAACCGCCGCCGTGCACCAGCGCGACATTGGCCACGAGGTCGCCGACGAGCACGGCTGGCGCGAGGCGGCCTTGGTCGGCCGCACAGTCACGATCAATCGTCCGCGGGCGGAGCTCTATGCCTTCTGGCGCGACTTCCGGAACCTGGCCCTGTTCATGGAAAACGTCGAGAGCGTCACGCCCATCGACGGCCAGCGCTCGCGCTGGGTGGTCAAGGCCCCGGCCGGGAAGACCGTCGAGTGGGACAGCCTGCTGACCGAGGAAGTCGAGAACGAATTGCTGGCCTGGGAGTCCGCCCCGGACGCCGACATCAAGAACGCCGGCCGCATCGAGTTCAAGGACGGCCCGCCAGGGCGGGGGACCGAGATCACAGCCACTATCGTTTATGAACCGCCGGGCGGCGATATCGGCAAGCTGATCGCCAAGCTTTTCCAGAAAGAGCCGAAGATCCAGGCGCGCCGCGAGCTGCGCCGCTTCAAGCAGCTGATGGAGACCGGCGAAATCTCCACCGCCAAAACGCCCGACGCCGCGCCGCAAGGCTGA
- a CDS encoding zinc-dependent alcohol dehydrogenase has translation MRALTWHGKHDVRMDTVPDPQIVNPRDAIIKITSTAICGSDLHLYDSMIPSMEKGDILGHEFMGEVVETGPGSTLRKGQRVVVPFVIACGKCFHCEKQQFSGCENSNPAETQDLGEIAYGTAMTGLFGYSHMTGGYAGGQAEYVRVPYSDVGPIVIPDGLEDDKVLFLSDILPTGWMAAENCQIEPGDTVAVWGCGPVGLFSIQSALLQGAHKVIAIDHHPHRLELAKALGAQVINYHDVKVREALMSMTGGIGPDACIDAVGMESHGFSIDNVVDAVKVATRLGTDRAHVLREVLMACRTGGRVSIPGVYGGMGDKIPIGALMEKGLQIRTGQTHVHKYLRPLLDLIGEGVIDTTFLISHRLPLERAPDGYKMFKEDQNEVTKVILKPEWEKEAA, from the coding sequence ATGCGCGCTCTGACCTGGCACGGCAAACACGACGTCCGCATGGACACCGTTCCCGATCCCCAGATCGTCAATCCTCGTGACGCGATCATCAAGATCACCTCGACCGCCATTTGCGGCTCGGACCTGCATCTCTATGACAGCATGATCCCCTCGATGGAGAAGGGCGACATCCTGGGCCACGAGTTCATGGGCGAGGTCGTCGAGACCGGTCCAGGCTCGACCCTGCGAAAGGGCCAGCGGGTCGTCGTTCCGTTCGTGATCGCTTGCGGCAAGTGCTTCCACTGCGAGAAGCAACAGTTCTCCGGTTGCGAGAACTCCAATCCGGCCGAGACCCAGGACTTGGGCGAGATCGCCTACGGCACGGCGATGACCGGCCTGTTCGGCTACTCGCACATGACCGGCGGCTACGCTGGCGGCCAGGCCGAATATGTCCGCGTGCCCTATAGCGACGTCGGTCCGATCGTCATTCCCGACGGACTGGAGGACGACAAGGTGCTGTTCCTCTCCGACATCCTGCCCACCGGCTGGATGGCGGCCGAGAACTGCCAGATCGAGCCTGGCGACACCGTGGCGGTCTGGGGCTGTGGTCCGGTCGGCCTGTTCTCGATCCAGAGCGCCCTGTTACAGGGCGCGCACAAGGTGATCGCCATCGACCATCACCCGCACCGCCTGGAGCTGGCCAAGGCGCTGGGCGCGCAGGTCATCAACTACCATGACGTCAAGGTTCGCGAGGCCCTGATGTCCATGACCGGCGGCATCGGTCCCGACGCCTGTATCGATGCGGTCGGCATGGAAAGCCACGGCTTTTCGATCGACAACGTCGTCGACGCGGTCAAGGTCGCCACTCGGCTGGGAACGGATCGCGCTCACGTGCTGCGCGAAGTGCTGATGGCCTGCCGTACCGGCGGTCGGGTCTCAATCCCCGGCGTCTATGGGGGCATGGGCGACAAGATTCCCATCGGCGCCTTGATGGAGAAGGGCCTGCAGATCCGTACTGGCCAGACCCACGTCCACAAATATCTGCGGCCGCTGCTGGACCTGATCGGCGAGGGCGTCATCGACACGACCTTCCTGATCAGCCACCGCCTGCCGCTGGAGCGCGCGCCGGACGGCTACAAGATGTTCAAGGAAGACCAGAACGAGGTGACCAAGGTCATCCTCAAGCCAGAGTGGGAAAAGGAAGCGGCTTGA